In one Cloacibacillus porcorum genomic region, the following are encoded:
- a CDS encoding DivIVA domain-containing protein, with product MSEYLTSLDVVNQSFKKSLRGYDAAEVDEFLDHVAETLQSYNQKNKELERELAAKQESLAEYERMKDVLHEALLMAQKSADERVKSAREQANKILSDAREQAEEMCREAAAEADRLRAGVEQIRNIRDMYAQEFRGILAKFDTQLNQALGSSQLSGAVDSVLEGMEKPQPEEEPEELPAEPEVKSDRKDFEAACGILGVDPRDLMGSNKGA from the coding sequence ATGTCCGAATACTTGACCTCGCTTGATGTTGTGAACCAGTCATTCAAAAAGAGCCTCCGCGGCTACGATGCCGCCGAGGTCGACGAATTTCTCGATCACGTGGCGGAGACCCTGCAGAGCTACAACCAGAAAAACAAAGAACTTGAGCGCGAGCTCGCGGCGAAGCAGGAGAGCCTTGCCGAATACGAACGCATGAAAGACGTGCTCCATGAGGCGCTGCTCATGGCGCAGAAGAGCGCCGACGAGCGCGTGAAGAGCGCGCGCGAGCAGGCAAACAAGATACTCTCCGACGCGCGCGAACAGGCGGAGGAGATGTGCCGCGAGGCCGCCGCCGAGGCCGACCGCCTGCGCGCTGGGGTCGAGCAGATACGCAACATCCGCGACATGTACGCGCAGGAATTCCGCGGCATTCTCGCGAAATTCGATACCCAGCTCAACCAGGCGCTTGGCTCCTCCCAACTGTCGGGAGCGGTGGACAGCGTGCTGGAGGGAATGGAAAAGCCTCAGCCCGAAGAGGAGCCTGAGGAGCTTCCAGCCGAACCTGAGGTGAAATCAGACCGTAAAGATTTTGAGGCGGCCTG
- a CDS encoding YggS family pyridoxal phosphate-dependent enzyme, with protein sequence MVMNIADNIAKIRSDMALAAKKSGRVLSEIKLMGVTKYHPVEMMTEAAPHLDLIGENKVQEAVNKRAVWPVGMASCPWHMIGHLQRNKIRRALESFDLIESIDSLETAVGINRVISEGGPRRFPVYIEVNMSREAAKSGVAPEEAERLLEGMMTDCPLLSVEGLMTVALDTEDECVLREIFGGLRELREKLRCATGLPLPELSMGMSGDFMTAIEEGSTIVRVGSAIFGPRNYG encoded by the coding sequence ATGGTGATGAACATTGCGGATAATATTGCGAAGATAAGGTCGGATATGGCGCTGGCCGCAAAAAAGAGCGGACGTGTGCTCTCTGAGATAAAACTCATGGGCGTCACGAAATACCACCCCGTTGAAATGATGACGGAGGCGGCGCCTCATCTTGACCTCATCGGAGAAAACAAGGTACAGGAGGCCGTGAACAAGCGCGCCGTCTGGCCTGTGGGAATGGCGAGCTGTCCCTGGCACATGATCGGCCACCTGCAGCGCAACAAGATAAGACGCGCGCTTGAGAGCTTCGACCTCATCGAGAGCATAGACTCGCTGGAGACGGCAGTCGGGATAAACCGCGTCATCTCCGAGGGGGGGCCGCGCAGATTCCCCGTCTATATAGAGGTGAACATGTCGCGCGAAGCGGCGAAGAGCGGCGTCGCTCCCGAAGAGGCGGAGCGTCTGCTCGAAGGGATGATGACGGACTGCCCGCTTCTTTCGGTGGAGGGGCTGATGACCGTCGCCTTAGACACGGAGGACGAATGTGTCCTGCGCGAAATATTCGGCGGCCTGCGGGAACTGCGCGAAAAACTGCGCTGCGCAACAGGGCTGCCGCTGCCGGAGCTCTCTATGGGCATGAGCGGCGATTTCATGACCGCTATCGAAGAGGGCAGCACGATAGTACGTGTGGGAAGCGCGATCTTCGGCCCGCGAAACTACGGATAG
- a CDS encoding HAD family hydrolase, protein MTNETKAVIFDFDMTLADSSYAIHHCSNLLARKFGLKEISREVVLAGIGLPIEDCWRLYWGDFKDEWLSYYRNEFRGVEQTGIRLFPNTVAALEKLRGAGIKTGVVSNRRFASRVVESMNLTPYMDVIVGLEDVTNAKPDPEALFKAVGKLGVGAGEAVYVGDTDIDMQTAVAAVVRGVGMTTGNFDEEGLAAAGAWRVCSDLIEVPGLFGLK, encoded by the coding sequence ATGACGAATGAGACAAAGGCCGTTATTTTTGATTTTGATATGACGCTGGCGGATAGCAGCTACGCGATACACCACTGCTCGAACCTGCTGGCGCGAAAGTTCGGGCTCAAGGAGATATCGCGCGAGGTGGTCCTCGCCGGTATCGGTCTGCCGATAGAGGACTGCTGGCGCCTGTACTGGGGAGACTTCAAGGATGAGTGGCTCAGCTACTACCGCAATGAGTTCCGTGGGGTGGAGCAGACCGGCATCCGCCTCTTCCCGAACACCGTCGCGGCGCTTGAAAAGCTTCGCGGCGCGGGGATAAAGACGGGGGTCGTCTCCAACCGGCGCTTTGCCAGCCGTGTGGTGGAGTCGATGAATCTCACTCCCTATATGGACGTCATCGTCGGACTTGAGGATGTGACGAACGCGAAGCCCGACCCAGAGGCCCTCTTCAAAGCCGTCGGCAAGCTTGGAGTCGGCGCGGGAGAGGCCGTCTACGTGGGAGATACGGACATCGATATGCAGACCGCCGTCGCCGCCGTGGTGCGCGGCGTGGGCATGACGACGGGCAACTTTGACGAAGAGGGGCTTGCCGCCGCGGGGGCGTGGCGCGTATGCTCCGACCTCATAGAGGTACCGGGACTCTTCGGCCTAAAATAG
- a CDS encoding class I SAM-dependent rRNA methyltransferase, whose protein sequence is MTSIKKALRRAVLNESGVERVKSRHPWLFRGNLIQAPVCAPGDIIAFTDRRGQVLGWGLWSEGALCIRVLSFGSHEPDQMELLRSRVERALAVRKCWCAGEESFRWVHGEGDRLPGISADLYGDVLSLQLSVMGWYRHADEVAKVFRKVKKLSAIILRNDTKHLEKEGIPREIKPLLGEMPAEPLKVKIGETYELVDIAGGQKTGAYLDVRRVPALLDPLYEDAKVLDCFSYQGHFTLHALRKGAAEVTAIDQSQSALERAKENISINGLPCAKVTFRCGNAFDIMREMDADRARYDIVIMDPPPFSPARGQLDSARRGYKELAVRGFRRLDAGGHLVFMSCSHAFTRDMLLDTLNDAARDAGSVCRIVHEIHQPQDHPALLGVPETDYLKGFVMGVEE, encoded by the coding sequence ATGACATCGATAAAAAAGGCGCTGCGCCGCGCCGTTCTGAATGAAAGCGGCGTTGAGCGCGTAAAATCACGCCATCCGTGGCTCTTTCGCGGCAACCTGATCCAGGCTCCCGTCTGCGCTCCAGGCGACATTATCGCCTTCACCGACAGGAGGGGCCAGGTGCTTGGCTGGGGGCTATGGAGCGAGGGGGCGCTCTGTATTCGCGTCCTCTCCTTCGGCAGCCATGAGCCGGACCAGATGGAGCTGCTTCGCAGCCGCGTCGAGCGCGCGCTCGCGGTGCGCAAATGCTGGTGCGCCGGTGAGGAGTCCTTTCGCTGGGTACATGGCGAGGGCGACAGGCTCCCGGGCATCTCCGCCGACCTCTATGGCGACGTCCTCTCCCTGCAGCTCTCGGTGATGGGGTGGTACCGCCATGCCGACGAGGTGGCGAAGGTATTCCGCAAGGTAAAGAAACTCTCCGCTATTATTCTGCGCAACGATACCAAACATCTTGAAAAAGAGGGGATACCGCGCGAGATAAAACCGCTGCTCGGTGAAATGCCGGCGGAGCCGCTTAAGGTGAAGATCGGCGAAACTTATGAGCTTGTCGATATCGCCGGGGGGCAGAAGACCGGCGCCTACCTCGACGTCCGCCGTGTCCCTGCGCTGCTTGACCCGCTCTACGAGGATGCAAAAGTGCTTGACTGTTTCTCATACCAGGGGCACTTTACCCTTCATGCCCTTCGCAAAGGCGCGGCGGAGGTCACGGCGATAGACCAGTCGCAGTCCGCGCTTGAACGCGCGAAAGAAAATATCTCCATAAACGGCCTGCCATGCGCGAAAGTGACGTTCCGCTGCGGCAACGCCTTTGATATAATGCGCGAGATGGACGCCGACCGCGCGCGTTACGACATTGTGATAATGGACCCGCCGCCCTTTTCGCCGGCGCGCGGACAGCTTGATTCCGCGCGGCGCGGATACAAGGAACTCGCGGTGCGCGGTTTTCGACGCCTGGATGCGGGCGGACACCTTGTATTTATGTCATGCAGCCACGCCTTTACGCGTGACATGCTGCTCGATACGCTGAACGACGCGGCGCGGGACGCCGGCTCGGTCTGCCGCATCGTGCATGAGATACATCAGCCCCAGGACCATCCGGCGCTGCTTGGCGTGCCGGAGACGGATTACCTGAAGGGGTTTGTAATGGGAGTTGAAGAGTAA
- the folE2 gene encoding GTP cyclohydrolase FolE2 gives MRDVQNETDNRNMAIDRVGIRDISWPISVPDRTNGTQETVAQVSLSVSLPQDYRGTHMSRFVEVLGAQEKRVTFHNMEGLLVTLKERLKARDAHAVFDFPYFITKAAPVSGAKGRLRCDVRFDAALRGDDFDLVTTVTSPIQTLCPCSKEISQFGAHNQRAHAVMEVRLAGFVWLEEFVQMADDCASAPIYSLLKREDEKYVTERAYENPRFVEDSVRELALAMQADERVVWYRVSVTSHESIHNHDAFAVIERDKRTGSIPSRENLPCSPRRTEEG, from the coding sequence ATGCGTGACGTACAGAACGAGACCGACAACAGGAATATGGCGATCGACCGGGTCGGTATCCGCGACATCTCGTGGCCGATCTCGGTGCCTGACCGCACGAACGGAACGCAGGAGACGGTCGCCCAGGTGAGCCTCTCGGTCTCGCTGCCGCAGGACTACCGCGGCACGCACATGAGCCGCTTTGTAGAGGTCCTCGGGGCGCAGGAGAAGCGCGTCACCTTTCATAATATGGAGGGGCTGCTGGTGACTCTCAAGGAACGGCTGAAGGCCCGCGACGCGCACGCCGTATTCGATTTTCCCTATTTCATCACGAAGGCAGCGCCGGTCAGCGGCGCTAAGGGGCGGCTGCGCTGCGATGTCCGCTTTGACGCGGCGCTCCGCGGCGATGATTTTGACCTTGTGACGACGGTCACCTCTCCGATCCAGACTCTCTGTCCCTGCTCAAAGGAGATCTCCCAATTTGGAGCTCACAACCAGCGCGCGCACGCGGTGATGGAGGTACGTCTCGCCGGTTTCGTCTGGCTTGAGGAGTTTGTTCAGATGGCCGACGACTGCGCCTCGGCGCCGATATACAGCCTGCTCAAGCGTGAGGATGAAAAGTATGTTACGGAGCGCGCCTACGAGAATCCACGTTTTGTCGAGGATTCGGTGCGGGAGCTCGCGCTTGCGATGCAGGCCGACGAACGTGTGGTCTGGTACCGGGTCTCCGTGACGAGCCATGAGAGCATACATAACCACGACGCGTTCGCCGTGATAGAGAGGGATAAACGTACCGGCAGTATTCCCTCGCGGGAAAATTTACCATGTTCGCCGCGGCGAACGGAAGAAGGCTAA
- the queD gene encoding 6-carboxytetrahydropterin synthase QueD: MLLCRDFKFDAAHNLIHYHGKCERLHGHTYHLRVTLEGEPDAEGMIFDFVDLKKAVNELVLSKLDHAYINDILPQPTAEYIAVWIFRALDGPLSRANCRLHEIRLWETESSSVICRREDVKDA; encoded by the coding sequence ATGTTACTGTGCCGTGATTTTAAATTTGATGCAGCACATAACCTTATACATTATCATGGAAAGTGTGAGCGTCTTCATGGCCACACCTACCATCTGCGGGTGACGCTCGAGGGAGAGCCTGACGCCGAGGGGATGATCTTTGACTTTGTAGACCTCAAAAAGGCCGTTAACGAGCTTGTGCTCTCGAAGCTTGACCATGCCTATATAAACGATATCCTGCCGCAGCCCACCGCGGAATATATCGCGGTTTGGATCTTCCGCGCGCTTGACGGGCCGCTTTCGCGCGCCAACTGCCGGCTACATGAGATACGGCTGTGGGAGACGGAGAGCTCTTCCGTCATCTGCCGCCGCGAGGATGTAAAAGATGCGTGA
- a CDS encoding flavodoxin family protein — translation MAGKKVMTILLGSPRKEGNSEQLADSLAKGAEERGYEVRKVRLAGKKLNGCLDCRKCWSKDTPCIQQDDMAPVYEDITAAEVLVFASPLYYYSWSAQIKPVWDRLMPFFAANAKTNLKDKRAVLLATAGDTEISCFDGLKASFRLACNFANWNIAGMICAPDMYPKTDMAEKGRKYLFEAYELGKNL, via the coding sequence ATGGCCGGTAAAAAAGTGATGACGATATTGCTTGGAAGCCCGCGTAAAGAGGGTAACAGCGAACAGCTCGCCGATTCTCTCGCAAAGGGCGCGGAAGAAAGAGGCTACGAAGTGCGCAAGGTGCGCCTCGCCGGTAAAAAGCTGAACGGCTGCCTTGACTGCCGCAAATGCTGGAGCAAGGACACACCCTGCATACAGCAGGACGATATGGCCCCGGTATACGAAGACATTACGGCTGCGGAGGTCCTCGTCTTCGCCTCGCCGCTCTACTACTACTCCTGGAGCGCGCAGATAAAGCCGGTATGGGACCGGCTGATGCCCTTTTTTGCGGCGAACGCAAAAACCAACCTTAAGGATAAGCGGGCGGTACTGCTGGCGACGGCGGGCGACACGGAGATAAGCTGCTTTGACGGGCTGAAAGCCTCCTTCCGCCTCGCCTGTAACTTCGCGAACTGGAACATCGCGGGCATGATCTGCGCGCCCGACATGTACCCCAAGACGGATATGGCCGAAAAGGGGCGCAAATATCTCTTCGAAGCCTACGAACTGGGAAAAAATTTATAG
- the galE gene encoding UDP-glucose 4-epimerase GalE, with the protein MNNILVTGGAGFIGSHTSVALLEAGYSVVIADDFSNSKPQTLEHIKEITGRGFVFCEADVTDRATVTRIFDENKIDGVIHFAGYKAVGESVERPLAYYYNNLVSTIELAKACVMRGVKNFVFSSSATVYGDNKAPFVETMPLMPATNPYGETKVISEKILSDTAAANPGFSVALLRYFNPIGAHESGLIGEAPNGIPNNLMPYITKVAKGELKELRVFGDDYDTVDGTGVRDYIHVMDLAEGHVAALKKMGGGVSVYNLGTGRGTSVLELVTAFERVNGIKIPYKITPRRAGDIATCYAETKKAEQELGWKARRSVEDMCRDSWRFEAGIKKDA; encoded by the coding sequence ATGAATAACATACTAGTGACCGGCGGGGCTGGCTTCATCGGCTCCCACACCTCTGTAGCCCTGCTCGAGGCGGGATATTCCGTCGTCATCGCCGACGACTTCTCCAACAGCAAACCGCAGACATTGGAGCACATAAAGGAGATAACGGGACGAGGCTTCGTATTCTGCGAAGCGGACGTCACCGACCGCGCCACGGTCACGCGGATATTTGACGAAAATAAGATAGACGGCGTCATCCACTTCGCGGGCTACAAGGCGGTCGGAGAATCGGTCGAAAGGCCGCTCGCCTATTATTACAACAACCTTGTGAGCACCATCGAGCTGGCAAAGGCCTGTGTGATGCGCGGCGTGAAAAATTTCGTCTTTTCCTCATCCGCCACAGTCTACGGCGACAACAAAGCGCCGTTCGTGGAGACGATGCCGCTGATGCCCGCGACAAACCCCTACGGGGAGACGAAAGTCATAAGCGAAAAGATCCTCTCAGACACCGCCGCCGCCAACCCGGGATTCTCCGTGGCCCTGCTGCGCTACTTCAATCCCATCGGCGCGCATGAGAGCGGGCTCATCGGCGAGGCTCCGAACGGCATTCCCAACAACCTGATGCCCTACATCACAAAGGTCGCAAAGGGCGAACTGAAGGAGCTGCGCGTATTCGGCGACGACTACGATACCGTGGACGGCACCGGCGTCCGCGACTACATACACGTGATGGACCTTGCCGAGGGACATGTCGCGGCGCTGAAAAAAATGGGCGGCGGCGTCTCCGTCTATAACCTCGGAACCGGCCGCGGCACCTCGGTGCTCGAGCTGGTCACCGCCTTCGAGCGCGTCAACGGCATCAAGATCCCCTACAAAATAACACCGCGCCGCGCGGGAGACATCGCCACCTGCTACGCGGAGACGAAAAAAGCCGAACAGGAGCTTGGCTGGAAGGCCCGCCGCTCGGTAGAAGATATGTGCCGGGACTCGTGGAGGTTTGAGGCGGGAATAAAAAAAGACGCTTGA
- a CDS encoding HAD-IIIA family hydrolase, translated as MSRWIILDRDGTLIREKGYLHDPKEVELIAGVTEGLRLLAAAEYRFAVVTNQSGIGRGYYSEGDMRAVHARIDEILAVDGIKIDGWYHCPHLPEEGCGCRKPKRGLVETAAAELGFSLTDIAAVIGDKECDLMLAKAVGAPSALVMSGYGGVEYAKGVRGDLNCEDMSETARRIIKKEENMLEKGEIYRRNMDDHLKTAVRMAALEETVCLAAKKITAALLAGGRLFLCGNGGSAADAQHIAAELSGRYLKERRALDAAALSCNSSALTALGNDYGYDEIFSRQIEAHGRCGDLLIAISTSGNSANVLKAVSVAKGKGIFTVGLTGESGGRLREAADLTICVPSSFTPRIQEIHILIGHTICEMVERDFCG; from the coding sequence ATGAGCCGGTGGATAATACTGGATCGTGACGGTACTCTCATAAGGGAAAAGGGGTATTTGCACGACCCAAAAGAAGTGGAGCTCATAGCCGGAGTTACTGAGGGGCTGCGGCTGCTTGCGGCGGCTGAATACCGTTTTGCCGTTGTGACAAATCAGTCGGGCATCGGCAGAGGGTATTATTCAGAGGGAGATATGCGCGCTGTACACGCACGTATAGACGAGATTCTTGCTGTGGATGGAATAAAGATAGATGGCTGGTACCATTGTCCGCATTTGCCGGAAGAGGGTTGCGGCTGCCGTAAGCCTAAACGTGGTCTTGTCGAGACGGCCGCCGCGGAACTTGGCTTCAGTTTAACGGATATAGCGGCGGTAATTGGGGATAAAGAGTGTGACCTCATGCTTGCAAAGGCGGTCGGAGCGCCCTCTGCGCTGGTCATGTCAGGTTACGGCGGCGTGGAATATGCCAAAGGTGTGCGTGGTGATTTGAACTGTGAAGATATGTCCGAGACTGCGCGGCGGATAATTAAGAAGGAGGAGAATATGCTGGAAAAAGGCGAAATATACAGGCGCAATATGGATGACCATTTGAAAACTGCCGTACGTATGGCGGCATTGGAGGAGACGGTGTGTTTGGCGGCAAAGAAGATAACGGCAGCCCTGCTTGCCGGAGGCCGGCTTTTTCTCTGCGGCAACGGCGGTTCGGCCGCCGACGCGCAGCATATCGCAGCGGAGCTTTCCGGCCGTTATCTGAAAGAGCGCCGTGCTCTTGACGCCGCCGCCCTCTCCTGTAACAGCTCGGCGCTGACGGCACTGGGTAACGACTACGGTTATGACGAGATATTTTCCCGCCAGATAGAGGCACATGGCCGATGCGGCGATCTGTTGATAGCAATATCGACGAGTGGGAATAGCGCTAATGTTCTTAAAGCGGTGTCGGTGGCGAAAGGAAAAGGGATTTTTACTGTAGGGCTCACCGGTGAGAGTGGCGGCAGGCTGCGCGAGGCGGCTGATCTTACTATCTGTGTCCCCTCCTCCTTCACTCCGCGCATTCAGGAAATTCACATCCTGATTGGCCATACCATCTGCGAAATGGTGGAACGGGATTTTTGCGGGTAA
- a CDS encoding PfkB family carbohydrate kinase — translation MKRLTKKILSDTDFSRVAELLTGGFKSTLIVVAGDFMLDRYISGDVERISPEAPVPVIRFREERLVAGGAGNVAANLVGLGVNVFAAGSVGDDIHGWALLDLPLFKKIDHSALLPLGPTTVKTRLLGSGRQQMLRLDMEEKISPSDAEAAMLLSEVSGAVSAGAKLIIISDYGKGCCSPELCRGLIALARKKGVSVWVDPKKSDWESYRGASLITPNIKELSAAAGHPLRNDDEEITAAAISMIKKYGIENILVTRSERGATLIEGDTATHIPVWAVEVYDVSGAGDTMIAVAAAFAAEGLQLREAVKLANAASQVVIGKIGTYSISAAELLDVISERSISVSSKVLTEAEAVKLRAIWRNAGERVIFTNGCFDIIHAGHIDSLSAAKSLGDRLIVGLNSDASIRRLKGDSRPVNGEASRAKVLAALEAVDAVVVFEEDTPEELLSRLRPDVIAKGGDYRPEEVAGREYAEEIVILPLTDGFSTTSVIERSRGV, via the coding sequence ATGAAACGCTTAACGAAAAAAATTTTATCGGATACTGATTTTAGCCGCGTTGCGGAACTTCTGACAGGGGGATTTAAAAGCACCTTGATAGTCGTCGCTGGCGACTTTATGCTGGACCGCTATATCAGCGGCGATGTGGAGAGGATATCTCCTGAAGCGCCAGTGCCGGTAATAAGATTTCGGGAAGAACGGTTGGTGGCGGGCGGTGCGGGCAATGTCGCGGCAAACCTCGTTGGCCTAGGTGTAAATGTCTTTGCCGCAGGTAGCGTGGGTGATGACATCCATGGATGGGCGCTGCTTGATTTGCCTCTTTTTAAAAAAATCGATCATTCCGCACTGTTGCCACTTGGCCCAACTACTGTTAAAACACGTTTGCTGGGTTCCGGACGTCAGCAGATGCTTCGTCTTGACATGGAAGAAAAGATAAGCCCATCTGATGCGGAAGCAGCGATGCTTCTCTCTGAAGTCTCGGGAGCGGTTTCCGCGGGAGCGAAGTTGATCATCATCTCTGACTATGGTAAGGGCTGTTGTTCACCTGAGCTCTGCCGCGGGCTCATCGCCCTAGCTCGTAAAAAGGGTGTCAGCGTCTGGGTAGATCCGAAAAAATCTGACTGGGAAAGTTACCGTGGCGCCTCGCTCATTACGCCTAATATCAAAGAGCTGAGCGCCGCCGCCGGGCACCCTCTGCGTAATGATGACGAAGAGATAACAGCTGCCGCCATTTCCATGATTAAAAAATATGGGATAGAAAATATCCTTGTGACGCGTTCAGAGAGAGGGGCTACCCTAATTGAAGGGGATACCGCCACGCACATACCCGTTTGGGCCGTTGAGGTCTACGATGTATCCGGTGCTGGAGATACGATGATTGCCGTCGCCGCCGCTTTTGCGGCGGAGGGGCTTCAACTGCGGGAGGCTGTAAAACTGGCAAACGCGGCCTCTCAGGTCGTCATCGGAAAGATTGGCACATACTCGATAAGCGCGGCGGAGTTGCTGGATGTGATCTCTGAAAGGAGCATATCCGTGTCATCCAAGGTATTGACTGAGGCCGAGGCCGTGAAGCTTCGCGCCATATGGCGTAATGCCGGTGAGCGAGTGATCTTCACAAATGGCTGCTTTGACATCATACATGCCGGACATATCGATTCTTTATCCGCGGCGAAGTCTCTCGGTGACCGGCTTATTGTGGGGCTCAACTCAGACGCTTCCATTCGGCGGCTGAAGGGTGACTCACGCCCAGTGAATGGAGAGGCGTCCCGTGCGAAGGTGCTTGCCGCGCTTGAAGCGGTGGACGCCGTTGTGGTCTTTGAAGAAGATACTCCTGAGGAGCTTCTCTCGCGGCTGCGGCCTGATGTGATAGCAAAAGGTGGAGATTACCGACCCGAAGAGGTTGCTGGGCGTGAATACGCCGAAGAGATTGTCATCCTTCCTCTGACCGATGGTTTTTCAACAACTTCCGTAATTGAAAGGTCACGTGGAGTATGA
- a CDS encoding sialidase family protein, translating into MKWNELQREEGKLLGVTYHRPPKNDDIKILDLSQTSGFGETVHPDILFIQEGFGNKGWKYLMTITPFPKGIVYFENPEFMVSHDGLNWDIPEGGSSPLIPAPDDWIGYNSDPSLLYDNGILYLIYREVRIEEHQTVINIFMLSSDNGIKWNKPERIVTKTTAPGDEGFLMSQTLLKRGDRYIMWYVDSIKSGFSIFKIEGRDIFNTALPQEIHITGMPENRQPWHIDVVEGDSGKLIMAICVKDKNNKERHAIILADSEDDGNSWQVFGESLEPGDEAFCEKSLYRASLARGEDGRWRLYYSGCDNDGNWFSAVKNISFGT; encoded by the coding sequence ATGAAATGGAACGAACTTCAGCGGGAGGAGGGAAAACTACTTGGCGTAACATATCATCGCCCTCCAAAGAACGACGATATAAAAATCCTAGATTTGTCACAGACTTCGGGGTTCGGCGAAACAGTACATCCAGACATTCTATTCATTCAGGAAGGGTTCGGCAATAAAGGCTGGAAATACCTTATGACCATAACCCCCTTCCCTAAAGGAATCGTATATTTTGAAAATCCAGAATTTATGGTGAGCCACGATGGACTGAACTGGGATATCCCAGAAGGAGGGAGTTCCCCTCTAATTCCCGCCCCTGACGACTGGATAGGCTATAATTCGGACCCTTCGCTTCTCTATGATAACGGCATACTGTACCTTATCTACCGGGAGGTCCGCATAGAGGAACACCAGACTGTGATTAATATTTTTATGCTATCAAGCGACAACGGCATCAAGTGGAACAAACCGGAACGCATTGTCACCAAAACAACCGCTCCAGGAGACGAGGGCTTCCTCATGTCCCAGACCCTGTTAAAAAGGGGAGACAGATATATAATGTGGTATGTGGATTCTATTAAGAGCGGCTTCTCTATTTTTAAAATTGAAGGACGCGACATTTTCAACACAGCACTGCCGCAAGAGATACATATCACAGGAATGCCGGAAAACCGGCAACCGTGGCATATCGATGTGGTCGAAGGCGACAGCGGCAAACTGATCATGGCGATTTGCGTGAAGGATAAAAATAACAAAGAGCGCCACGCTATAATTCTCGCAGACAGCGAAGACGACGGTAACAGCTGGCAGGTCTTTGGAGAATCCCTTGAACCCGGGGACGAGGCTTTTTGCGAAAAAAGTCTCTATAGGGCGTCGTTAGCGAGGGGTGAAGATGGACGATGGAGACTATATTATTCCGGATGTGACAACGACGGCAATTGGTTCAGCGCCGTGAAAAACATCTCTTTTGGTACATAA
- a CDS encoding glycosyltransferase family 9 protein, whose product MHYPQNVLFLRFSSLGDVIFANYTAMRIKEKNPDFRLTWLVDSFYADIVRTQPWVDDVMVWDRKRTKNRGFLEILRQVRRRRFDILVDMHTSDRTSLFSFLCGIPVRYGCKKRFPFSHTHFSFDDLMDTTLPVSRCKRYLYAPRTVNDAAHVSVPAGSAAIGLAIGASHAVKRWPVRRWIEFCRFAETKGFYLLLLGSGADEVGMAEEIVSAAASRYIINKVGALSITDTIALINELDLVVSGDTGLMHVARALGKPVVGLFGPNFPGVEAEYMDRLGRKYVCHCSNSGCEKLECSRQCLEDISAAEVFEGVETLLPNI is encoded by the coding sequence ATGCATTATCCCCAAAATGTGTTATTTTTGAGATTTTCGTCGCTTGGCGATGTGATTTTCGCAAACTATACCGCAATGCGGATCAAGGAAAAAAATCCTGATTTCCGCCTGACGTGGTTGGTCGACAGTTTCTATGCGGATATAGTGCGTACCCAGCCATGGGTAGATGATGTGATGGTATGGGATAGGAAGAGAACAAAAAACAGAGGATTCTTGGAAATTTTGCGTCAGGTGAGGCGTCGGCGCTTTGATATCCTTGTTGACATGCATACCTCCGATCGTACAAGCCTTTTTTCTTTTCTTTGCGGCATACCGGTACGGTACGGATGTAAGAAGAGATTTCCTTTCTCGCATACGCATTTTTCGTTTGACGACTTGATGGATACCACTTTGCCTGTAAGCCGCTGTAAAAGATATCTTTATGCTCCGCGGACAGTAAATGACGCCGCCCATGTTTCCGTGCCTGCCGGAAGTGCGGCAATTGGGCTTGCCATAGGTGCGAGCCATGCCGTCAAGAGATGGCCTGTCAGGCGCTGGATAGAATTTTGCCGGTTTGCCGAGACAAAAGGATTCTATTTGCTGCTTCTCGGCAGCGGTGCGGATGAGGTTGGCATGGCGGAAGAGATTGTGTCTGCGGCGGCGTCACGATATATTATCAACAAAGTAGGAGCTCTCTCTATTACCGATACGATAGCGCTCATCAATGAGCTTGACCTTGTAGTTTCCGGCGACACCGGGCTGATGCATGTGGCAAGAGCGTTGGGGAAACCAGTCGTGGGGCTATTCGGGCCAAATTTTCCCGGAGTGGAGGCTGAATATATGGATAGACTTGGAAGGAAATATGTTTGTCACTGCAGTAATTCTGGCTGTGAAAAACTTGAGTGCTCCAGGCAATGTCTTGAGGATATAAGTGCGGCGGAGGTGTTTGAGGGAGTAGAAACGCTGCTACCTAATATATAG